The Mycolicibacterium flavescens genome has a segment encoding these proteins:
- the polS_3 gene encoding short-chain dehydrogenase produces the protein MSCEGKVALVTGSSRGLGKAIAQRLAREGATVALTARTLEPNPKYQGSLRQTLEEIEAAGGSAIAVAADLSDSGERTRLFAEVVDKAGAPDILVNNAAVTFLRPLDEFPERRVRLMMEMHVMAPLHLTQMAIPAMRERGRGWVLNVTSVGGDLPDGPPFSDFDRTAGFGVYGTVKAALNRLTKSLAAELYDDGIAVNAAAPTNPVATEGAGALDLAKTDTEDISLITETAFRLCTGDPKTLTGRIAHTQSFLGETGRP, from the coding sequence ATGTCGTGTGAGGGCAAGGTCGCCTTGGTGACCGGCAGCAGCCGCGGCCTCGGTAAGGCCATCGCGCAGCGGTTGGCGCGCGAGGGTGCCACGGTCGCGCTGACCGCGCGCACGCTCGAGCCGAACCCCAAATACCAAGGTTCACTACGTCAGACGCTCGAGGAGATCGAAGCCGCAGGCGGATCGGCGATCGCGGTGGCGGCGGACCTGTCCGACAGCGGGGAGCGCACCCGGTTGTTCGCCGAGGTGGTCGACAAGGCCGGTGCGCCCGACATCCTGGTCAACAACGCCGCCGTCACGTTCTTGCGGCCGCTCGACGAATTCCCCGAGCGCCGCGTTCGGCTGATGATGGAGATGCACGTCATGGCACCGCTGCACCTCACGCAGATGGCCATCCCCGCGATGCGCGAACGCGGCCGCGGATGGGTGCTCAACGTGACCTCGGTGGGCGGCGACCTGCCCGACGGGCCACCCTTCTCGGACTTCGACCGTACCGCCGGCTTCGGCGTGTACGGCACGGTCAAGGCCGCGCTGAACCGGCTGACGAAAAGCCTTGCGGCCGAACTGTACGACGACGGCATCGCCGTCAACGCCGCCGCTCCCACCAACCCGGTCGCCACCGAGGGTGCGGGTGCCCTCGACCTGGCCAAGACCGACACCGAGGACATCTCGCTGATCACCGAGACGGCGTTTCGCTTGTGCACCGGTGATCCGAAGACCTTGACCGGTCGCATCGCCCACACGCAGTCCTTCCTGGGTGAGACGGGCCGGCCGTGA
- a CDS encoding sulfotransferase family protein, with the protein MTSRLVAQDMLARAEAETGLRDYGDPTLSQRFSLVVDHLNTLGMDADGIRRAAEVCHWLLTSRLEFFEDRRRYPVGDEVIERPMFVTGEPRSGTTLMHALMSVDPDSHALRFWEVMYPSPPPGIVDDDDPRRLRADADWREINTKLPKWLHSHPYNDMLGDGLPEDERTWAFDFRVLTPTAWWRVPMQTVVGGLPVDPAAQYRIHKAMLQQFQYRRPRKHWVLKGFHGFRLRELFDAYPDATLMWLHRDPVQVAASRTMMMADILDGIIGPVDVHAAAKMHLALTRESIANTMTNPMVDDPRILHVRYTDFIADQIGTVRRYYEFRGRRLSAEAETAMRSYLVNNPGDRHGKFRYSTTLITDIGENLDRLHDEFRPFRERFGVAIENRG; encoded by the coding sequence GTGACCTCGCGGCTGGTGGCCCAGGACATGCTCGCCCGCGCCGAAGCCGAGACCGGCTTGCGTGACTACGGCGACCCCACTCTGTCGCAACGGTTCTCATTGGTGGTCGACCACCTGAACACGCTCGGCATGGACGCCGACGGCATTCGACGCGCCGCCGAGGTGTGCCACTGGCTGCTGACCTCCCGCCTGGAGTTCTTCGAGGACCGCCGGCGCTACCCAGTGGGCGACGAGGTGATCGAGCGGCCGATGTTCGTCACCGGTGAGCCGCGGTCGGGCACCACGCTGATGCACGCACTGATGTCGGTGGACCCGGACTCCCACGCCCTGCGGTTCTGGGAGGTGATGTACCCGTCGCCGCCGCCGGGCATCGTCGACGATGACGACCCGCGTCGCCTGCGCGCCGACGCCGACTGGCGCGAGATCAATACGAAACTGCCGAAATGGCTGCACAGCCACCCCTACAACGACATGTTGGGCGATGGGCTGCCGGAGGACGAACGGACCTGGGCCTTCGATTTCCGGGTATTGACCCCGACGGCGTGGTGGCGCGTGCCGATGCAGACCGTCGTCGGAGGCCTACCCGTCGACCCCGCCGCGCAGTACCGCATCCACAAGGCGATGCTGCAGCAGTTCCAGTACCGTCGGCCGCGTAAACACTGGGTACTCAAGGGCTTTCACGGGTTCCGGTTGCGGGAGCTTTTCGACGCCTACCCCGACGCGACGCTGATGTGGCTGCACCGTGACCCGGTTCAGGTCGCGGCGTCGCGCACGATGATGATGGCCGACATCCTCGACGGCATCATCGGACCCGTAGATGTGCACGCCGCTGCGAAGATGCACCTGGCGCTGACCCGCGAGAGCATCGCCAACACCATGACCAACCCGATGGTCGACGATCCGCGGATCCTGCACGTGCGCTACACCGACTTCATCGCCGACCAGATCGGCACCGTGCGCCGCTACTACGAGTTCCGCGGTCGGCGGTTGAGCGCCGAGGCGGAGACCGCCATGCGCTCCTACCTGGTCAACAATCCGGGAGACCGGCACGGCAAGTTCCGCTACTCCACCACGCTGATCACCGATATCGGCGAGAACCTCGACCGGCTACACGACGAATTCCGGCCATTCCGTGAACGTTTCGGCGTTGCGATCGAGAACCGGGGCTGA
- the bbsG_5 gene encoding acyl-CoA dehydrogenase domain-containing protein: MAWDFSTDPEWAEQLAWVQDFVRNECEPIDLIVKESHDLNDPVRQALIPPLQEIVKERGLWATHLGAHLGGPGFGQVKLALLNEILGRSECAPIVFGSQAPDSGNSEILAHYGTPELKQRYLEPLLDNRIVSCFSMTEPHGGADPKVFTTTATRDGDHWVINGEKWYSSFASMASFIIVMAMTDPDAPPYQRYSMFVVPGDTPGINVLRDVGLGYQPLGGGGREGYVRYENVRVPEDHMLGPRGGAFVVAQTRLGGGRIHHAMRTVGLVRRIFDMLTERAVSRYTQGSALADKQMVQEMIADSWMEIEAFRLMTLQTAWKIDQYNDYKAVRADISAVKAMMQKVLHDVSARALQLHGSLGTSHEMPFVQYLTESFVLGLADGPTEVHKVTLARLLLKDVEPAPDVFPSEHLLRLREAAEAKFADKLAGIPRG, translated from the coding sequence GTGGCCTGGGATTTCTCGACCGACCCAGAGTGGGCCGAACAGCTGGCGTGGGTGCAGGACTTCGTCCGCAACGAATGCGAGCCCATCGATCTGATCGTCAAGGAATCGCACGATCTCAACGATCCGGTGCGCCAGGCGCTGATTCCGCCGTTGCAGGAGATCGTCAAGGAGCGCGGGCTGTGGGCCACCCACCTGGGCGCACATCTCGGCGGGCCCGGCTTCGGCCAGGTCAAGCTGGCGCTGCTCAACGAGATCCTCGGCCGGTCCGAGTGTGCGCCCATCGTCTTCGGCTCGCAGGCGCCGGATTCGGGCAACAGCGAGATCCTCGCCCACTACGGCACGCCTGAGCTCAAACAGCGCTATCTCGAACCGCTGCTGGACAACCGGATCGTGTCGTGTTTCTCGATGACCGAACCCCACGGCGGTGCCGATCCGAAGGTGTTCACCACCACCGCCACCCGCGACGGCGACCACTGGGTGATCAATGGCGAGAAGTGGTACTCGTCGTTCGCGTCGATGGCGTCGTTCATCATCGTGATGGCGATGACCGACCCGGATGCGCCGCCGTACCAGCGCTATTCGATGTTCGTCGTACCCGGTGACACGCCCGGCATCAACGTGCTGCGCGACGTGGGCCTGGGCTACCAACCGCTCGGCGGCGGTGGACGCGAGGGATATGTCCGCTACGAGAACGTCCGCGTCCCCGAGGATCACATGCTCGGACCCCGCGGCGGGGCGTTCGTGGTGGCCCAGACCCGGCTCGGCGGCGGGCGGATCCACCACGCCATGCGCACCGTCGGTCTGGTGCGGCGGATCTTCGACATGCTGACCGAGCGGGCGGTGTCGCGCTACACCCAGGGTTCGGCGTTGGCCGACAAGCAGATGGTCCAGGAGATGATCGCTGACTCGTGGATGGAGATCGAGGCGTTCCGGCTGATGACCCTGCAGACGGCATGGAAGATCGACCAGTACAACGACTACAAGGCGGTGCGCGCGGACATCTCCGCGGTCAAAGCGATGATGCAGAAAGTGCTGCACGACGTTTCGGCGCGGGCGCTGCAGCTGCACGGCTCGCTGGGCACTTCCCATGAGATGCCGTTCGTGCAATACCTGACCGAGTCGTTCGTGCTGGGCCTGGCCGACGGTCCCACCGAGGTGCACAAGGTCACGCTGGCGCGGCTGCTGCTCAAGGACGTCGAACCCGCGCCCGACGTTTTCCCGTCCGAACACCTGTTGCGGCTGCGCGAAGCCGCCGAGGCCAAGTTCGCCGACAAACTCGCGGGGATTCCGCGGGGCTGA
- a CDS encoding F420-dependent methylene-tetrahydromethanopterin reductase → MRVQPAAYLRTTLPLDLSVLGELDSGRYHSIWMPDHMVSFWPDSIWTPEFTDLATVSPSPHRHLDGMAVAAAAAVLTTNVPLVTSVVDTVRRHPSLLAQGALTIDHLAAGRFILGLGSGETENTVPYGFDFTAPVSRFEEALKVIRLLWDSDGPVDFDGRFYRLRHARLDTEPYEGRFPPIWIGGSGPRTLDIVGRYADGWWPTGAWSPEDYAEKLSAVRRSADKAGRDPSAITPCFIQVCLVGRDDAALAEILEAPLVKSFLLQVSAEVLSKAGFEHPMGENWRGYQDIDPAVLTRERIVEFLDRVEPEMILAMVPHGTPQQVARIVTDYVDAGLRVPKIMDYGAMAGLRYTAQSAQNVRDVEDELMTLCGDVS, encoded by the coding sequence GTGAGGGTTCAGCCCGCCGCGTACCTGCGCACCACGCTGCCGCTGGACCTGTCCGTGCTCGGCGAGCTCGACAGCGGCCGCTATCACTCCATCTGGATGCCCGACCACATGGTCAGCTTCTGGCCCGACTCCATCTGGACCCCCGAGTTCACCGATCTGGCAACGGTTTCACCGTCACCGCACCGCCACCTGGACGGTATGGCGGTCGCCGCGGCCGCCGCAGTCCTGACCACGAACGTGCCGCTGGTGACCAGCGTCGTCGACACCGTGCGTCGCCACCCGTCGCTGCTGGCCCAGGGCGCACTGACGATCGACCACCTCGCCGCCGGACGGTTCATCCTCGGCCTGGGCAGCGGAGAGACCGAGAACACCGTGCCCTACGGCTTCGACTTCACGGCGCCGGTCAGCCGCTTCGAAGAGGCGCTCAAAGTGATCCGGCTGCTGTGGGACAGCGACGGACCCGTCGACTTCGACGGCCGGTTCTACCGGTTGCGCCACGCCCGCCTCGATACCGAACCCTACGAGGGACGCTTCCCGCCGATCTGGATCGGCGGCAGCGGTCCACGCACCCTCGACATCGTGGGCCGCTACGCCGACGGGTGGTGGCCGACCGGCGCGTGGTCGCCCGAGGACTATGCCGAAAAGCTCTCCGCCGTCCGCCGTTCGGCAGACAAGGCCGGGCGCGACCCCTCGGCGATCACGCCGTGCTTCATCCAGGTGTGCCTGGTGGGGCGCGACGACGCCGCGCTCGCCGAGATCCTCGAAGCGCCGCTGGTGAAGTCGTTTCTGCTGCAGGTGTCCGCGGAGGTGCTGAGCAAGGCGGGTTTCGAGCATCCGATGGGGGAGAACTGGCGCGGGTACCAGGACATCGACCCCGCGGTGCTCACCCGCGAACGGATCGTCGAGTTCCTCGATCGGGTCGAACCGGAGATGATCTTGGCGATGGTTCCGCACGGCACCCCGCAGCAGGTCGCCCGCATCGTCACGGACTACGTCGACGCCGGCTTGCGCGTTCCCAAGATTATGGATTACGGCGCCATGGCCGGACTGCGGTACACCGCCCAATCGGCGCAGAACGTGCGCGACGTCGAGGACGAGCTGATGACACTGTGCGGAGACGTCTCGTGA
- a CDS encoding xylose isomerase-like enzyme, which produces MTDERLSVHSVTFYGAPLSDLTSHWRALGVRRLSLIDSQLSEPELPTVIAGEGYSVETVYHLFSTPDSLLRVIDAAHTVGARVIYMLTGGRGDLTSEHAADRFGQAVTPCVRVAEQAGVALAIENASSLYADIHIAHTLRDTIALAEATGLGICIDLFHCWAEADLTALVQRALPRTEMIQLSDYVLGDRALPARAVPGDGVIPIAPFLATVLDSGYAHGFDLELIGPRIEAEGPFEAAHRACDVVSTMLEELDG; this is translated from the coding sequence GTGACCGACGAGCGGCTGTCGGTACACAGCGTGACGTTCTACGGAGCGCCGCTGAGCGATCTGACGTCGCACTGGCGTGCGCTCGGGGTGCGGCGGCTCAGCCTGATCGACTCGCAGCTGTCCGAACCCGAACTGCCGACGGTGATTGCCGGCGAGGGATATTCGGTGGAAACCGTGTACCACCTGTTCTCCACCCCGGATTCGCTGCTGCGGGTGATCGACGCGGCTCATACCGTCGGTGCGCGGGTGATCTACATGCTGACCGGCGGGCGCGGCGACCTCACCTCAGAACACGCCGCGGACCGATTCGGCCAGGCGGTGACACCGTGCGTGCGGGTGGCCGAACAGGCGGGCGTGGCCCTGGCGATCGAGAATGCGTCAAGCCTGTACGCCGACATCCACATCGCCCACACCCTGCGCGACACGATCGCCCTCGCCGAAGCGACCGGACTCGGCATCTGCATCGACCTGTTCCACTGCTGGGCGGAGGCGGACCTGACCGCACTGGTGCAGCGGGCCCTGCCCCGCACCGAGATGATCCAGCTGAGCGACTACGTCCTCGGCGACCGGGCACTGCCCGCGCGAGCCGTACCCGGCGACGGCGTTATCCCCATCGCTCCGTTTCTCGCGACGGTGCTGGACTCGGGCTATGCGCACGGCTTCGACCTGGAACTGATCGGGCCGCGCATCGAGGCGGAAGGCCCCTTCGAGGCGGCACACCGCGCCTGCGACGTGGTATCGACGATGCTGGAAGAACTCGACGGCTAG
- a CDS encoding Uncharacterized conserved protein codes for MAFGDGPDDVALKSAWDAFCDRLKEAGERVFKDHNGTSGLHRADGFRFLTQNLGQAFDLALETRNTRYPEIHTFCHPTRKLGGDCADFLYQQAWIDGTSTYRITGERGTAPFFNITVQGPRTAGAGVLHEPFGDIPETSLTGAQLKTDPDGTFEIYVGGSRREPNWLPTTPGSRKLFIRQGFDRWDERPARMRIERVDMAEPRPVPTPADMVSALGWAGDFLTQMMSDWPEFPFTHGGVDAEHPNRFPDMTATGDDSRRGRAAVNMHWRLAPEDSLIVEFDAHDGLWMLTNMGPFFTSMDYLYRPVSYTPSRTTVDADGKVRLVLSHDDPGYHNWLDTQGFERGNLTYRHMLDGRPVPVRTRVVKRVDLGDALPADTATVTPAERVAQMWVRFNGIRQRYGW; via the coding sequence ATGGCGTTCGGAGACGGCCCGGATGACGTCGCGCTGAAGTCCGCGTGGGACGCCTTCTGCGATCGGCTGAAGGAGGCGGGGGAGCGGGTCTTCAAGGACCACAACGGCACCTCGGGACTCCACCGCGCGGACGGCTTCCGCTTCCTCACGCAGAACCTCGGGCAGGCGTTCGACCTGGCGTTGGAGACCCGAAACACCCGGTATCCCGAGATCCACACCTTCTGCCACCCGACCAGAAAGCTCGGCGGGGACTGTGCGGACTTCCTGTATCAACAGGCGTGGATCGACGGCACGTCGACGTATCGGATCACCGGGGAGCGCGGCACCGCGCCGTTCTTCAACATCACGGTTCAGGGCCCGCGCACCGCAGGCGCCGGTGTCCTGCACGAACCGTTCGGCGACATCCCCGAAACGAGCCTGACTGGTGCACAGTTGAAGACCGACCCCGACGGTACCTTCGAGATCTACGTTGGCGGATCCCGGCGAGAGCCCAACTGGCTACCGACCACACCCGGGTCGCGCAAGCTGTTCATCCGCCAGGGATTCGACCGCTGGGACGAGCGGCCGGCCCGGATGCGCATCGAACGCGTCGACATGGCCGAGCCCAGGCCGGTGCCGACGCCCGCGGATATGGTCAGCGCCCTCGGGTGGGCGGGTGACTTCCTCACTCAGATGATGTCGGACTGGCCCGAATTTCCGTTCACACATGGCGGTGTCGACGCCGAGCACCCCAACCGGTTCCCCGACATGACCGCGACCGGCGATGACTCCCGACGCGGTCGCGCGGCGGTGAACATGCACTGGCGCCTGGCGCCCGAGGACTCGCTGATCGTCGAATTCGACGCCCACGACGGATTGTGGATGCTCACCAACATGGGGCCGTTCTTCACCAGCATGGATTACCTCTACCGCCCGGTCAGCTACACGCCGAGCCGCACGACGGTCGATGCGGACGGCAAGGTGCGTCTGGTGTTGTCACACGACGACCCCGGCTACCACAACTGGCTGGACACACAGGGTTTCGAGCGAGGAAACCTCACCTACCGGCACATGCTCGACGGCCGCCCCGTTCCGGTGCGCACCCGAGTGGTCAAGCGCGTCGACCTCGGCGACGCGCTGCCGGCCGACACCGCGACGGTGACACCGGCCGAGCGCGTTGCACAGATGTGGGTCCGCTTCAACGGGATTCGTCAGCGCTACGGTTGGTAG
- the fadA_5 gene encoding acetyl-CoA acetyltransferase → MDAWIVDAVRTPRGRGRADGALHGIHPQELFAQCLQALCARTGFDPADVDDVIAGNGILAGEHGDDIARLSVLLAGWPDTVPGMTLNRFCGSGQQAITVAATGVASGVQDLVIAGGVESMSRWAVSVGVPTIDGDNPAFRERHPTVPQGISADLIASLEKFSRDDVDGYAVESQRRAAEAIAAGRFGRSVVAVTDAAGEVVLDRDEHPRPGTTLEKLAKLPPAFARMGAARVEGETATFDEICLDRYPELTAVDHVHHAGNSSGVVDGAAVAAVASRRWLEVNGVAARARIRCTAAIGSEPVIMLTAPGPAAQRCLDKAGMRVADIDLWEINEAFAAVPLRTIRDLELDPERVNVNGGAIALGHPIGATGAMLIGTVLDELERRDLNTGLVTMCTGGGMGTATIIERV, encoded by the coding sequence ATGGACGCCTGGATCGTCGACGCGGTACGCACCCCGAGGGGCCGTGGCCGAGCGGACGGCGCGCTACACGGGATCCACCCGCAGGAACTGTTCGCGCAATGTCTGCAGGCGCTCTGTGCCAGAACGGGTTTCGACCCAGCCGACGTCGACGATGTGATCGCGGGCAACGGGATCCTGGCCGGTGAGCACGGCGACGACATCGCTCGCCTTTCGGTGCTACTCGCCGGCTGGCCCGACACCGTCCCCGGCATGACGCTCAACCGGTTCTGCGGGTCGGGGCAACAGGCCATCACGGTCGCGGCGACCGGTGTCGCGAGCGGTGTGCAGGACCTGGTGATCGCCGGTGGTGTCGAGTCGATGTCGCGCTGGGCCGTCAGCGTCGGAGTGCCGACGATCGACGGTGACAACCCGGCGTTCCGTGAACGCCACCCGACGGTGCCGCAGGGCATTTCGGCGGATCTGATCGCCTCGCTGGAGAAGTTCAGCCGCGACGATGTCGACGGGTACGCCGTCGAAAGCCAGCGGCGCGCCGCAGAAGCGATCGCGGCGGGTCGCTTCGGCCGCTCGGTCGTCGCGGTGACCGACGCCGCCGGTGAGGTCGTTCTCGACCGCGACGAACATCCCCGGCCCGGTACGACACTGGAGAAGCTCGCCAAGTTGCCGCCGGCGTTCGCGCGGATGGGCGCGGCGCGTGTCGAAGGCGAGACCGCCACATTCGATGAAATCTGCCTCGACCGGTATCCGGAGTTGACCGCCGTCGACCATGTCCACCATGCGGGCAATAGCTCCGGTGTGGTCGACGGCGCGGCGGTGGCGGCGGTCGCGTCCCGACGATGGTTGGAGGTCAACGGCGTTGCTGCGCGGGCCAGGATCCGCTGCACCGCGGCGATCGGCAGCGAGCCGGTCATCATGCTCACTGCGCCCGGCCCGGCCGCGCAGCGGTGTCTGGACAAGGCCGGCATGCGGGTCGCCGACATCGACCTGTGGGAGATCAACGAGGCGTTCGCGGCGGTGCCGCTGAGGACCATCCGCGACCTCGAGTTGGATCCCGAACGGGTCAACGTCAACGGCGGGGCGATCGCGCTCGGCCACCCGATCGGGGCGACGGGCGCCATGCTGATCGGCACCGTGCTCGACGAACTCGAACGCCGCGACCTCAACACCGGACTGGTCACGATGTGCACCGGTGGCGGTATGGGCACCGCCACCATCATCGAGCGGGTCTGA
- the fcbB2_1 gene encoding enoyl-CoA hydratase/isomerase: protein MTETLVVDRERPGIVVLQLNRPKQLNAINEVMRDELSLTFAEIAADTAVNAVVLTGAGRGFCAGIDVRNFGPETVKASAPAIERMRFQEAMASLPQAIRAMPQPVVAAVNGPCVGAGLALCLASDIRICSTAATFGNAAILLGLSGAEMGMSYHLPRIVGTSVAADWMLTGRTVSAEEADRRGLVSEVVAPERLTERALEIAATIADLSPLGVQLTKRALQTNTDASGLDAAMELENRNQVLSHASEEAAQRRRKWSDS from the coding sequence ATGACCGAGACGTTGGTCGTCGACCGCGAGCGCCCGGGCATCGTTGTCCTGCAACTGAACCGGCCCAAGCAGCTCAACGCGATCAACGAGGTCATGCGCGACGAGCTGTCGCTCACCTTCGCCGAGATCGCCGCCGACACAGCCGTCAACGCCGTCGTGCTGACCGGCGCCGGGCGCGGGTTCTGCGCCGGCATCGATGTGCGCAACTTCGGGCCCGAGACGGTGAAGGCGTCGGCTCCGGCGATCGAGCGGATGCGCTTCCAGGAGGCGATGGCCTCGTTGCCGCAGGCGATCCGGGCGATGCCGCAACCGGTCGTCGCCGCGGTGAACGGACCGTGCGTCGGTGCCGGGCTCGCGCTGTGCCTGGCATCCGACATCCGGATCTGTTCGACCGCGGCGACTTTCGGCAACGCCGCGATCCTGCTCGGGCTCTCGGGCGCCGAGATGGGCATGAGCTACCACTTGCCCAGGATCGTCGGCACCAGCGTCGCTGCGGACTGGATGTTGACCGGCCGCACGGTCAGCGCTGAGGAGGCCGACCGTCGCGGGCTGGTCAGCGAGGTCGTCGCGCCGGAGCGGTTGACCGAGCGCGCGTTGGAGATAGCGGCGACAATCGCCGACCTGTCCCCGTTGGGTGTGCAGTTGACGAAGCGGGCACTGCAGACCAACACCGACGCCTCTGGTCTCGACGCCGCGATGGAGCTGGAGAACCGCAATCAGGTGCTCAGCCATGCCTCCGAGGAGGCCGCGCAACGACGGCGGAAGTGGTCGGATAGCTGA